The following proteins come from a genomic window of Polaribacter dokdonensis:
- a CDS encoding ABC transporter substrate-binding protein translates to MQFKDQMDNKFELQKTPTRIVCLVPSLTELLVDLGLENSIVGITKFCVHPSRLRKSKTIVGGTKNVYFDKIKSLQPDIILCNKEENTKEIVETCRDIATVHVSNIVTIQDTLNLIHQYGAIFQRKTKANDLAHKINTKLTDFRAFTKNKPTINVAYFIWKNPWMVAANGTFIHHLLSVNNFCNSYEDQKRYPEIDLNNLKHDTELLLLSSEPYPFKDKDIQGLENMFKDVKVILVDGEYFSWYGSRLLQAFDYFKELRTSLT, encoded by the coding sequence ATGCAGTTCAAAGACCAAATGGATAACAAGTTTGAATTGCAAAAAACGCCTACTAGAATTGTTTGTTTAGTACCTAGTTTAACTGAACTTTTGGTTGATTTAGGTTTGGAAAATTCCATTGTTGGTATTACCAAGTTTTGCGTGCACCCTTCTAGATTAAGAAAATCAAAAACCATTGTTGGTGGCACTAAGAATGTTTATTTTGATAAAATTAAATCGCTACAACCAGATATTATTCTTTGTAATAAAGAGGAAAACACTAAAGAAATAGTAGAAACTTGCAGAGATATTGCTACTGTTCATGTATCTAATATTGTTACTATTCAAGATACTTTAAATCTGATACATCAATATGGAGCTATCTTTCAAAGAAAAACAAAAGCAAACGACTTAGCCCATAAAATTAATACTAAACTAACTGATTTTAGAGCTTTTACAAAAAATAAACCTACTATTAATGTAGCTTATTTTATTTGGAAAAATCCATGGATGGTTGCTGCAAATGGAACTTTCATCCATCATTTACTTTCAGTAAATAACTTTTGTAATAGCTATGAAGATCAAAAAAGATATCCTGAAATTGATCTAAACAATTTGAAACATGATACAGAATTACTGTTGCTATCTTCAGAACCTTATCCTTTTAAAGATAAAGATATTCAAGGTTTAGAAAACATGTTTAAAGATGTAAAAGTAATATTAGTTGATGGAGAATACTTCTCTTGGTATG
- the pyrF gene encoding orotidine-5'-phosphate decarboxylase, with product MTTAELISQINQKKSFLCIGLDVDLNKIPSHLLVKEDPIFEFNKAIIDATHHLCVAYKPNTAFYEAYGLKGWKSLEKTINYLNEKHPEIYTIADAKRGDIGNTSTMYAKAFLEDLAFDSVTVAPYMGKDSVEPFLAFKDKHTIMLALTSNEGAFDFQTQKIDNKELYKQVLETSKNWNNSENLMYVVGATKAEYFAEIRKIVPEAFLLVPGIGAQGGNLQDVCKYGLTENVGLLINSSRGIIYASKNEDFANAAALKAEELQQQMEEILK from the coding sequence ATGACAACAGCCGAACTTATATCACAAATAAATCAAAAAAAATCATTTTTATGCATTGGTTTAGATGTTGATTTGAATAAAATTCCTTCTCATTTATTAGTAAAAGAAGATCCTATTTTTGAGTTTAATAAAGCAATTATAGACGCCACTCATCATTTATGTGTTGCCTACAAACCAAATACTGCATTTTATGAAGCCTATGGATTAAAAGGTTGGAAATCATTAGAAAAAACAATTAATTACCTGAATGAGAAACATCCAGAAATTTATACAATTGCTGATGCAAAAAGAGGTGATATTGGCAATACATCTACCATGTATGCAAAAGCATTTTTAGAAGATTTAGCTTTTGATTCTGTAACTGTTGCACCTTATATGGGTAAAGATTCAGTTGAGCCATTTTTAGCTTTTAAAGATAAACATACAATTATGTTGGCTTTAACTTCTAATGAAGGCGCTTTTGATTTTCAAACTCAAAAAATTGATAATAAAGAGCTATACAAACAGGTTTTAGAAACATCTAAAAACTGGAACAATTCAGAAAATTTAATGTATGTTGTAGGAGCTACAAAAGCTGAATATTTTGCTGAGATTCGAAAAATTGTACCTGAAGCCTTTTTATTAGTACCTGGTATTGGTGCACAAGGAGGTAATTTGCAGGATGTTTGTAAATATGGTTTAACAGAGAATGTTGGTTTACTTATCAACTCTTCTAGAGGAATAATTTACGCTTCTAAAAATGAAGATTTTGCAAATGCAGCTGCTCTTAAAGCAGAAGAACTACAGCAACAAATGGAAGAAATTCTAAAATAG